The region AAAGGGTAAAAGTAATCAGTCACGGCCCGAATAATGATGGGTGCGATCCCGAAGCCTGCAAAAATGTATGGATCACAGACTGCTATTTTGATACCGGAGATGACTGTATCGCCATTAAATCAGGAAGAGATGAAGACGGAAGAGATATCGGAAGACCGGCCGAAAATCATATCATAGAAAATTGCGAAATGAAAGACGGTCACGGAGGAGTGGTAATTGGAAGTGAAATTGCAGGAGGCGCCAAAAACATTTACGCGATTGGCAATATCATGGACAGTAAAAATCTGGAAAGGGCTTTAAGAATCAAAACCAGCTCAAGCCGTGGCGGAATCATCGAAAATGTATTTTTTTACAATACCAAAGTAGGCGCTTACAAAGAAGCAGCGGTCCGTTTCAATATGCATTATGAAAAACCCGGTAACTTTATTCCTACCATCAGAAATATCTGGGTGGAAAACCTGACGGTTGAAAAAGGAGGAAAATATGCTGTATTCTCCGATGCTTATGAATCTTCTCCGGTCACCGATTTTACGATGATCAATTCTAAAATGAACGGTATCGAGATTCCGTATAAAGTGGATTATTTGAAAAATGTCACATTGAAAAACGTAAGTGTAAACGGAAAACCTTTAACCGAGCTAAAGCCTTAAAATGCGAAGAAAATCCATTTTCACCGGACTGATTTTTTTATCCGCAATTTCACATTCTTATTCCCAGTCAAAACACTGGCAGAATAATGACCGTGAGCTGCATTATAAAGAAGACAAAGGTGATTTTTTATTGGTCAACGGAAAATACCGTTTCAATCGAGCATTATACGGTGATCATCGTGCTTCGCGTGTAGAAGCCGGAGATCTGCCGGAATTTGCGCTCTATCTTCCGGGAATGGGCGGAAATCTACAATTCATCATTCAGAAAGGAAAGTCAATTAAAAAATTAATTAACGCTGACAACATTGAAACCCGTTATCGTCCAGGAACGATGCTGTATGAAATTCAAGATCCTATTCTTGGAAGCGGAAGTTTAAAATTAACCGTTTTAGCACAAGCGAAAGAAGAAGGTTTGGTTGTAAAAATGGAAACTGTCAATATAGATGCTTCAACAAAAATCTATGCAGTTTATGGCGGCGCAAGCGGAACGACTTTCAGCAGGAACGGCGATATCGGCGCGGATCCGGAATCCGGATTTTACTTACTCCCTGAATATTGCCTGCAGAATCAGTTTCAAATCAATAAAAACCATTTTCAGCTTACTTATTTAAATAAGAAAAAAGAAAATCAGATTGTTAACGGAAGTTTTTCAGGAATTAATTCATTGCAATCAACTGATGCTAAAACGTTAGACCTACTCTTTGAACTCACTCAAAATAAAACGGAAAAATCCCCGATTGTTTACGCTTCTTATTCTTCACAGAAAAATCCGGTTTACATTCAGGTTGCCAAAGGAAAATTAGCTAAAAACCTTTCGGATGAAGAATTGAAAAATATCTTTAATGAAGCCGAGAAATCGCGCCTCATTTTAACCAATCGAATTCAATTAAAGATTCCGGATGCAGATTTAACTCAATTCGGAACCAATTTAGCAGTAGCCGCAGACGGAATCTGGGAAAGTCCGACCTTTTTACACGGTGCTGTAGCGTGGAGAATGCGACTGAATGCGTGGCGTGGCGCTTACACAGCCGATGCATTGAGTTGGCACGACCGGGCAAAAGAACACTTTGAAAGTTATGCCAATTCACAGGTTTTGAAACCCGATTCTGCACCTGTGGAAATGGACACGTTATTACATTTGGCTAGAAGTGCGGAAAAAATGGGAACTTCAGTTTTCTCGAGCGGATACATTTCGAGGAACCCAAACGACAATACAAAACCGCATCATTACAATATGAATCTGGTGTTTTTTGATCAGTTATTCTCCCATTTCAATTATACCGGAGATAAAGAGCTTTTGAAGAAAATGTGGCCGACAATGGTTCGTCATATGAATTGGGAAAAACGGAATTTCAAACGGGGTGATCTGTATGATGCCTATGCCGCGATTTGGGCGAGTGATGCGTTACAGTATTCAGGGGGAAAAGTGACGCATACTTCGGCCTATAACTACAGAGCCAACCGTGAAATGGCGAAACTCGCAAAGATCATAGGTGAAAACCCTCAACCTTATGAACAGGAAGCCGATGACATTATAAAAGCGATGAAAAATCAGCTTTGGATTAAGAACAAAGGCTATTTTGCAGAATACAAAGATGCTTTAGGCAATCAAATTATTCACGACAAACCTGGAATCTGGTCAATTTATCATGTTTCAGATGCTTATATTCTGGATGAATTTGAAAATTATCAGAACTTACAATACATCAGTAATTATACTCCTAAAATCCCGATCACAGTAAAAGGAGCGGTAAATAAAGACTATTATACTTTATCAACAACCAATTGGCAGCCTTATGACTGGTCGATTAACAATGTTGCTTTAGCGGAAAATTTACAGACGGCTTTAGCGTACTGGCAAGCCGGAAGAAATGAAGATGCCTATCAACTTTGGAAGGGAAATCTAGTTGAAAGTATGTATTACGGAATAAGCCCCGGAAACTTCCAGCAGCTTTCTCATTATGATGCTTTCCGTGGAGAACTGTACCGCGATTTTGCCGACCCGATTGGTGTGGCTTCAAGAACTTTGACAGAAGGACTTTTCGGAGTATATCCAAACTTGCTTGAGAATAAAATCAGTATCAACCCCGGATTTCCAAAAGATTGGAATTCTACATCCTTGAAACTTCCGGACTGGGAATATCAGTTTAAAAGAACTTCGAATAAAACAGAATATATTTTCACATCAAAATATCAGAATCCGGTGGCATTGGAAATGCAGATCCCTGTGAATTATTCCAATATACAATCGGTAAAAGTAAATGGCAAAAAGATAGACTGGAAAATTAAATCCAATTCTATTTTACAACCGATTATTCAGTTTGAAACACCTATAGGAAAAGATTTTAAGATTGAAATCAATTATTTGGGAGAAGAAATAAAAAATGAACAGACGGATTACATCAATTATATTTCTGAAAATTTTCAGTTGAATTTTGATTCAAAAAAGAAAATAAAGCAAGTCTACGATCCGCAAGGACTAATCAAAAATTCCCCTCCTCCGGAGGGGTGGATTCGACCGAAGGGAGAAAACGGGGTGGTCAGTCCACAATTTGAACTCCCTAAAGAAGAAAGAAAAGGAACATTTTTCGTTCAGGTCGAACAGAATGGAACAACTTGGTGGCTACCTGTGAATGTGGATATTCGTTTTCCTCTAGAGACAAAATGGGTGAATAAAAAACTTCAGATTCAATCAAAATTATCGAATCCAATTAATGGAAAACTGAGTATTAATGGTTTAAATAAAACCTTTTTAGTTCAACAAGGACAAACTGCATGGATTGAAATTCCGGCCGATGCTTTAAGCAAAGGAACCAATTCCATAGAACTCGAATACAACGGAATTAAACAGAATATTGAGATCACAGACTGGGAAATTGAAAATCAAGGTCAGTTCAATACGATCTCATTAGCTTCAAAATACAATGAAAAAGTTACTGAGATTTTCAATCAGAAATACCTTTCGCCAAGGCTGAAAGTCCCTACTCTACAACTTCCGTGGCAGGGAATCGGAAACTGGTGTTATCCATTGATTACCGCTCAAATCGATGATTCCGGATTGATGAATAAAAGAATAAATAACAAAGTTGATTTCTTAGGAATTCCTTTTTTAATTGATAAAACGGATAAAAATATAGTCTTCGTTAGTCAATGGGACAATTATCCGAAATCGGTTGAAGTTCCGGTTTCCGGCAGAGCAAAAAAGATCTATTTCCTGATGGCGGGCTCTACCAATCCGATGCAGTCACAAATTATTAACGGGAAAATTACCGTTCAATATGTTGATAGTTCAACTTCAGAATTGGAATTGAAAAATCCGGTGAATTGGTGGCCGATTGAACAGGATCTGTTTGATGATAATTTTGCGTTTGAAATTCCGGATGATAAAATTCCTTACAGAGTTCAACTGAAAACGGGAGAACTGTACAAAGGCGGAAGTTTGAGCAACTATTCCAGCATCAAAGGATTTACAGACCGTCAGGTTGATGGTGGCGCTGCCACGATTCTGGATATACCACTTGACCCAAATAAAGAATTAAAATCTGTAAAACTGACAGCGGTAAGTAACGACGTAGTGATCGGAATGATGAGTGCCACTGTTTTGAAATAGTTATAATTATTAATAATAAAATAGAACTGGCGGTTTGTCATTCCGAGGAACGAGGAATCTGTTGATAATTGAAAGATTCTTCTTTTCACTTCGTTTCAGTCAGAATGACAAGAGTCAATTAAAGAAATAATTTAAAAATGAAGAAAATAACCATATACCTAAGTCTGTTCTGCATCGGATTTTCTCCTCTCAATGCCCAGAAGATCGACCGTAAGAAGGTAGTTCAGCGTCATAATATAATCAATACCAAAGCGGATACTCTCTCCTCTTTAACGGTAGGAAACGGAAAATTCGCCTACACTGTTGACATAACCGGAATGCAGTCGTTCCCGAAATATTATAAAAACGGAGTCTCGTTGGGAACGCAGTCAGAATGGGGATGGAACAGTTTTCCCAATACTGAAGATTATAAATTTGAAGAAACGTTAAAGCCTTACGATTTTAATAATGACGGGCGAAAAGCATTGTACAGCGTCCAGATCAAAGACCCGGAACGCAACAAAAAGGCTGTTGAATATTTTCGTGTGAATCAGCATCGTCTGCAATTGGGAAATGTTGGAATTGAATTGTATAAAAAAGACGGTCAGAAAGCTAAAGTTTCAGATTTACAGAACATCAATCAGAAAATTGATTTGTGGACAGGAATTATTACAAGTGAATTTACTTTGGAAGGAACTCCTGTAAAAGTTTGGACGGCTTCTTTTCAAAATTCGGATAAAATCGGGGTTAAAATTGAGTCAGATTTAATTCCTCAAAAAAGACTTAAAGTTTTCACCCATTATCCCTATCCCAGCGGACAATTCTTAGATGAAGCCGCATTTTATGGAAATGAAGATCAGCATTCAACAAAAATTATTTCATCAAATGCAACTCAGGGATTAATTGAGCATACATTACAAACGGCCGATTATTTTACCCAGTTGTATTTTACCGATGGAAAATTAAGCGAGACAGGAAAGCATCATTTCGTTTATGAACCTTCTGCTAAAAGCAAAATCCTTGAACTGACGGTTGAATTTTCAGCTAAAAATCCAAAATCAGGCAAAAGCTTATTTACCGATGCAGAAAAGGAAAGCACATCCGGCTGGAAAAACTTCTGGGAAAGCGGTGCAGCCGTTGATTTTGAAGGAAGTACTGATAAAAGAGCGAATGAATTGGAACGCAGGGTTATTTTGTCCGAATATTTAACGAAAGTTCAGTGTGGAGGAAGCAATCCGCCTCAGGAAACAGGTTTAACCTTCAACAGCTGGTACGGAAAACCTCATACGGAAATGCATTGGTGGCATGGCGTTCACTATGCTTTGTGGGGAAGACCTGAAATTTTGGAAAAGCAGTTGGATTATTACTTTAGATCATTTGAAAAAGCAAAAAAGTTAGCTGAAAGACAAGGATATAAAGGAGTCCGATGGATCAAGATGTCGGATAACGAAGGGAATGAAAGTCCGTCTTCTGTTGCTGCATTTTTGATTTGGGAACAGCCGCATTTAATCTATATGACCGAACTTTTATATCGAAATAATAAAGATAAAAAAGTCCTAGAAAAATATAAGGATCTGGTTTTTGCAACAGCAGAATTTATGGCTGACTTTGCGACTTATGATAAAGAGAAAAACCGTTACAATCTTGGAAAAGGTGTGATTCCTGCACAGGAAGTTTTCCCTGCAAAAGACACCTACAACCCGACTTATGAATTGGCGTATTGGGATTGGGCATTGAAAGTAGCTCAGCAATGGAAAGAAAGACTGGGCCAACCTAGAGATAAAAAATGGGATGATGTGATTTCAAAATTGGCTCCACTTCCGGCTCAGGATAATGTTTATTTGTCGACTGAATCGGCAAAAGATTCTTTCACATTTCCTAAGTGGATGACCGATCATCCTTCTGTTTTGGGAGCTTTAGGAATGGTTCCCGAATCTCCGAAACTGGATAAAAAAATCATGAAAAATACGCTGGATATCGTCTGGGAAAGATGGAACTGGAAACATACCTGGGGTTGGGATTTTCCAATGACCGCCATGACTGCAGCAAGATTAGGATTACCCAATAAAGCTCTGGATGCTTTATTCATGAATATTCAAACGAATACCTACCTGAAAAACGGACATAATTATCAGGACGGAAGACTGAGAATTTATCTTCCTGGAAACGATGGTGTTTTAACGACTGTTGCTATGATGCTGGAAGGATGGGACAATTCTGCAGGAGAATTCCCGGGCTTTCCAAAGGACGGTACATGGAAAATAAAAGCAGAAGGCTTTAAGAAAATGCCTTAAAAAAATTTCACATTCATGCTTAAACCGAGGTCTGTTCTGAAACGAGCAGGCCTTTTTTGTATCTGAGATTAGTTATTTTATTTTGGAATTTAATCCATGACTGGTTTATTTAAAATATACCACTTTCTCCTATTCAAATTCAATTCTTAAGTTTACTAAATGGATCATTATTAATTTAGGTAATGATATTGATAACTAACCTTGATTTAATTTAAAATCCTTTTTTCTTTTTTAAGATTAATCATAGTTATCTATCTTATGGAGGATAACAAAATAACACCCGAAACGATATTAGATAATTATTCTGATTTGAATAAAACTAATATTATTGAAGCAATGAAAGAGTTCGCTGGAATTAAAGTGATTGAAGCATTAGAAATAATACTTAAAGACCTTCCTGCTAATCAAACTGAAAAAGCAATGATGAATATTGATTTCGTATTAGAAGAAATTTTATAAATACTTTATTTATCAGCGTTTCCGAAGCTTTTTATATGTAAAATAACCTTTTTAGTTCATCATAGTTAAAAGGGAAGTTATTACATATAAAAAGCTTTTATTATGAATAATTCTCCAAAAGGGATTTTAAGTCTAATCCAAAAGTTTCCTACTGAGGAAAAGTGTATAGAATATTTAGAATCAATACGCTGGAATGGACATATTGATTGTCCTCATTGTGGTAGTACTGAAAAAATATATAAGTTCAAAGATAATAGAACTTATAAGTGCGCAAATTGCAAACGGAATTTTAGTGTAACCAAGAATACTATTTTTGAACGCTCTCACATTCCTCTTAAAAAATGGTTTGTTGCCATTTATCTTTTCGCTTCACATAAAAAGGGGATTTCTTCACATCAATTAGCACGTGATTTAGACATAACTCAGCCAAATGCTTGGTTTTTACTACACCGTATTAGATTCGCAATGAATAATAATCCTGATTTCAAAAGGGTTATGAATGGTATTATTGAAATAGATGAAACATATGTAGGGGGTAAGAATAAAAATCGTCATTGGAGCAAACGAATTCCTAATTCTCAAGGTCGTTCATTAGCCGATAAATCAGCAATATTTGGCATTTTAAGCCGTGAAAGCGGCGTTATTACCTTTCACGCTAAACAACTACCCAAAAAAGGACTTCAAGCTATTATTAAAGCAAAAGTTGCTGAAAATGCCATCGTAAATACAGATGAATATAGAGCCTATTTAGGATTAAACAAATTCTTCACTCATAAGGTTGTTAATCATGGAGCTTATCAATATGCCAATGGTGACATTCATACAACAGTATAGAAGGTTTTTGGAGTTGGTTAAAAAGAAGTATTATTGGTATCTATCATAGTGTGAGCAAAAAATACTTGATGAGATATTGCCGTGAAATGTGCTTTAGATATAATTTGCGTAAGAAAGAAAATGAGGGTATTTTTGAAACGAATTTATTTCAATGTTTTAATTGCAGATTAACATATAAAGATTTAATTTCATAACTATTTAAACATTAGCTTATAGTAGACAAGAATTAACATAAAACATTTGTATCTCATAATGTTGTCGTTCTAAATTACCACAAATACAATTAGTACAACTTATGACATTGATACGTCCAGAAATGGGCGCAACTTTGTCTTTTGTACTAATGGCTGTGGTAAGCCCTGAACGACAGAAGAATTTAGGTTGCGTCCTGTTTATTTTAGGTCTGTTATTAACGTTCAAAATTACCACAATGAAAAAATTAATCCGCTACAATAATTTAGTAGCGAAATTCAAAACTCATCAATTCAAAGACCTTGAACTGGTCAATCCTCACAATATTGATGGATTTAACTTTGAAGTTATTAATCCATGGGAATTATGGCATAATGATCTCAACGCTGATATTATGTTCATTGGACAAGATTTTAGTGATACAGTGTCATTGCAATCTAATTTATCAAATAATTGGGAGAAAGAAAAGAAGACCGCCACTAATAAAAAGATAATTGAATTTTTCAACATTTTAGGTTATCCGTTTCATGAAATAGATTACACACCAAACAGCAATACACATAAATTGTTTTTCACTAATGCAATTTTAGGCATTAAACAAAGTGATGTAACAAATATGAGTAAACCAGTGAAAGAGGCTTGGTGTCTTGAAACTATTGATTATCTCAAAGAACTTATAGATATAGTTGATCCTAAATACATAATCGTTATGGGGAAAGTTGCTTATAAAGCCTTATGCTCCATCTATAATATCATTCCTAAAGAAACAATTTCACAAGCAATTGGAGAACCTATCAAATTACCTAACAATAAGACTCTATTTATCGTACAGCATTGCTCTCCATTAGGTCAACGAACACGACCTTTGAAGGATCAAGTTGATGATTGGATAAATATTAAGGAGATAATGAAAAATTAAGATTTATTTGCTATCTTTATATGACGAAAGGAGGCTTTCTCAGAGCCTCCTTTCTAAATAATAAATATTTAAAAATGAATAATATTAATATTTTACTTGAGTTATTACAACTTTATAATAAAGATATTGCTACTCATACGCCTAAAGCAATCACCACCGCTGTTGAGCCATCAACTGAATTAGATGAATTAGATACTTCTGAGTTTGAGGAAGAGTTAAATCCTGCCTTGTTTCTTGATTTATAATAACTGCTTTTAATCTTCGGTTTTTTCCTCTATTGGTACAACAGATAGCTGTACTAAAGAACCTCTTATACCATCGTGAGCTTTGTCATTATCAAAAAGAGTGTAATCCTCATTGAGAACGCCAATCACGCAATTATGTTTGTGTTGAAACTCATCCAGCATCTCATTGATTTTAAGTTCTAAATCTATTAACTCTGATTCCATTTTAATATCATTTTAATTTTACTTGAATATAATAACTTTGTTTTTAATCAAGGTTAGTTAACAATATCGTTGCCTTAATTTAACATCACTAAAGAATAACTTATAAAAAATTCGTAACTTGTCTCCCATGA is a window of Candidatus Chryseobacterium colombiense DNA encoding:
- a CDS encoding uracil-DNA glycosylase family protein, which encodes MKKLIRYNNLVAKFKTHQFKDLELVNPHNIDGFNFEVINPWELWHNDLNADIMFIGQDFSDTVSLQSNLSNNWEKEKKTATNKKIIEFFNILGYPFHEIDYTPNSNTHKLFFTNAILGIKQSDVTNMSKPVKEAWCLETIDYLKELIDIVDPKYIIVMGKVAYKALCSIYNIIPKETISQAIGEPIKLPNNKTLFIVQHCSPLGQRTRPLKDQVDDWINIKEIMKN
- a CDS encoding DUF4450 domain-containing protein; its protein translation is MRRKSIFTGLIFLSAISHSYSQSKHWQNNDRELHYKEDKGDFLLVNGKYRFNRALYGDHRASRVEAGDLPEFALYLPGMGGNLQFIIQKGKSIKKLINADNIETRYRPGTMLYEIQDPILGSGSLKLTVLAQAKEEGLVVKMETVNIDASTKIYAVYGGASGTTFSRNGDIGADPESGFYLLPEYCLQNQFQINKNHFQLTYLNKKKENQIVNGSFSGINSLQSTDAKTLDLLFELTQNKTEKSPIVYASYSSQKNPVYIQVAKGKLAKNLSDEELKNIFNEAEKSRLILTNRIQLKIPDADLTQFGTNLAVAADGIWESPTFLHGAVAWRMRLNAWRGAYTADALSWHDRAKEHFESYANSQVLKPDSAPVEMDTLLHLARSAEKMGTSVFSSGYISRNPNDNTKPHHYNMNLVFFDQLFSHFNYTGDKELLKKMWPTMVRHMNWEKRNFKRGDLYDAYAAIWASDALQYSGGKVTHTSAYNYRANREMAKLAKIIGENPQPYEQEADDIIKAMKNQLWIKNKGYFAEYKDALGNQIIHDKPGIWSIYHVSDAYILDEFENYQNLQYISNYTPKIPITVKGAVNKDYYTLSTTNWQPYDWSINNVALAENLQTALAYWQAGRNEDAYQLWKGNLVESMYYGISPGNFQQLSHYDAFRGELYRDFADPIGVASRTLTEGLFGVYPNLLENKISINPGFPKDWNSTSLKLPDWEYQFKRTSNKTEYIFTSKYQNPVALEMQIPVNYSNIQSVKVNGKKIDWKIKSNSILQPIIQFETPIGKDFKIEINYLGEEIKNEQTDYINYISENFQLNFDSKKKIKQVYDPQGLIKNSPPPEGWIRPKGENGVVSPQFELPKEERKGTFFVQVEQNGTTWWLPVNVDIRFPLETKWVNKKLQIQSKLSNPINGKLSINGLNKTFLVQQGQTAWIEIPADALSKGTNSIELEYNGIKQNIEITDWEIENQGQFNTISLASKYNEKVTEIFNQKYLSPRLKVPTLQLPWQGIGNWCYPLITAQIDDSGLMNKRINNKVDFLGIPFLIDKTDKNIVFVSQWDNYPKSVEVPVSGRAKKIYFLMAGSTNPMQSQIINGKITVQYVDSSTSELELKNPVNWWPIEQDLFDDNFAFEIPDDKIPYRVQLKTGELYKGGSLSNYSSIKGFTDRQVDGGAATILDIPLDPNKELKSVKLTAVSNDVVIGMMSATVLK
- a CDS encoding IS1595 family transposase, with translation MNNSPKGILSLIQKFPTEEKCIEYLESIRWNGHIDCPHCGSTEKIYKFKDNRTYKCANCKRNFSVTKNTIFERSHIPLKKWFVAIYLFASHKKGISSHQLARDLDITQPNAWFLLHRIRFAMNNNPDFKRVMNGIIEIDETYVGGKNKNRHWSKRIPNSQGRSLADKSAIFGILSRESGVITFHAKQLPKKGLQAIIKAKVAENAIVNTDEYRAYLGLNKFFTHKVVNHGAYQYANGDIHTTV